A window of the Nocardia sp. NBC_01329 genome harbors these coding sequences:
- a CDS encoding GyrI-like domain-containing protein: MDFEIVELDESLVAGLTIPLAGREVTARDLDLVNFTWDRYLSREKNVPRVAAYIGQGDHAVAVLGYEIKGMDDLDPGDVLTRVPTGRYAKFVVTEKPYDLLRTAWARVREAEKAGTITRSHTAELERYIGPTSVEVYVSLD, from the coding sequence GTGGACTTCGAAATTGTCGAACTCGACGAAAGCCTGGTAGCCGGGCTGACCATCCCGCTGGCCGGCCGTGAAGTGACCGCCCGCGACCTCGACCTGGTGAACTTCACCTGGGACCGCTACCTCTCCCGCGAGAAGAACGTCCCCCGCGTCGCCGCCTACATCGGCCAGGGCGACCACGCGGTAGCCGTACTCGGCTACGAGATCAAAGGTATGGACGACCTGGATCCGGGCGATGTTCTCACCCGGGTCCCGACCGGCCGCTACGCAAAGTTCGTGGTCACCGAGAAACCCTACGACCTGCTCCGCACAGCATGGGCAAGGGTCCGGGAAGCGGAGAAGGCAGGCACGATAACCCGTTCCCACACCGCCGAACTGGAACGCTACATAGGACCGACCTCGGTAGAGGTCTACGTCTCCCTGGACTGA
- a CDS encoding carbohydrate ABC transporter permease produces the protein MAAVTTTQQTGAARPASSWRRRLGSARIYVGALIVFLWGLGPFYWMAVTAFRDPAYTFDPTPWPTHVTLDNFRDAFDTSRGNDFGRALLNSVIIGTATTAIALVIGIMAAYALARLTFKGRYLVSGLILSASMFPVVVLVTPLFQLFTDIGWIGRYQALILPNISFVLPLTVYILASFFAELPWELEEAARIDGATKVQAFRLVMLPLAAPAVFTTAILAFIAAVNEYLLARVLSGSETEPVTVAIARFSGNNPLVEPYAAIMAAGTLVTVPLVILVLVFQRRIISGLTAGGVKS, from the coding sequence ATGGCCGCGGTGACAACAACACAGCAAACCGGGGCCGCCCGGCCGGCATCGTCCTGGCGGCGCAGGCTCGGCTCGGCCCGTATCTACGTGGGCGCCCTGATCGTGTTCCTGTGGGGGCTGGGCCCGTTCTATTGGATGGCGGTGACCGCGTTCCGCGACCCCGCCTACACCTTCGATCCCACGCCGTGGCCCACCCACGTCACCCTGGACAACTTCCGCGACGCCTTCGACACCAGCCGCGGTAACGATTTCGGCCGGGCATTGCTCAACAGCGTGATCATCGGCACCGCCACCACCGCGATCGCGCTGGTCATCGGGATCATGGCCGCCTACGCGCTGGCACGGCTCACCTTCAAGGGTCGCTACCTGGTGTCCGGACTGATCCTGAGCGCGTCGATGTTCCCGGTCGTAGTGCTGGTGACCCCGCTGTTCCAGCTGTTCACCGATATCGGCTGGATCGGCAGGTACCAGGCGCTCATCCTGCCGAACATCTCCTTCGTGCTGCCGCTGACCGTCTACATCCTGGCCTCGTTCTTCGCCGAACTGCCATGGGAACTCGAGGAGGCGGCCCGTATCGACGGCGCCACCAAAGTCCAGGCCTTCCGTTTGGTGATGCTGCCGCTGGCCGCGCCCGCGGTGTTCACCACCGCGATCCTGGCGTTCATCGCCGCCGTGAACGAATATCTACTCGCCCGAGTCCTATCCGGTAGCGAAACGGAACCGGTGACCGTGGCAATCGCCCGTTTCTCCGGGAACAATCCCCTGGTGGAACCGTATGCGGCGATCATGGCCGCGGGCACGTTGGTGACCGTTCCGCTGGTGATACTGGTACTCGTCTTCCAGCGGCGAATCATCTCCGGGCTCACCGCGGGCGGCGTCAAAAGCTGA
- a CDS encoding GyrI-like domain-containing protein, which translates to MPVEFNVVDRPETLVAGMVLRSPALAVEGPRRTRVEEAWKRTLARSLPGHPASAFVDHAPEINSYLTHIIGYRCHSLDDLLPGDVLARIPAGRYARFTLSGDDLGETIVTLWRAIWDAEAAGRLIRSYAGDYERYPDEHTVEVFVALAEDDSVSR; encoded by the coding sequence ATGCCGGTGGAATTCAATGTCGTTGACCGCCCGGAAACGCTGGTGGCGGGAATGGTGCTACGCAGCCCGGCACTCGCCGTGGAAGGGCCGCGCCGCACCAGAGTCGAAGAAGCCTGGAAACGTACCCTGGCTCGCTCCTTACCCGGTCACCCCGCCAGCGCGTTCGTCGATCATGCCCCGGAGATCAACTCCTACCTCACCCATATCATCGGCTACCGCTGTCACAGCCTCGACGACCTACTACCCGGCGATGTCCTCGCCCGTATCCCCGCCGGCCGCTACGCGCGGTTCACCCTCAGCGGCGACGACCTGGGCGAAACGATCGTGACCCTGTGGCGCGCGATCTGGGACGCCGAGGCCGCCGGGCGGTTGATCCGCTCGTATGCCGGCGACTACGAGCGTTACCCCGACGAGCACACGGTGGAAGTGTTCGTCGCACTGGCAGAAGATGATTCGGTGAGCAGGTAG
- a CDS encoding inositol-3-phosphate synthase yields the protein MSSGDTNKSSVRVAIVGVGNCASSLVQGVQYYRDADDSTTVPGLMHVRFGEYHVRDVQFVAAFDVDAKKVGFDLSEAIFASENNTIKISDVAPLGVTVQRGPTLDGIGKYYAETIELAESDPVDVVKALKDSEADVLVSYLPVGSEEADKFYAQCAIDADVAFVNALPVFIASDPEWAEKFRAAGVPIVGDDIKSQVGATITHRVMAKLFEDRGVQLDRTMQLNVGGNMDFKNMLERERLESKKISKTQAVTSNLKKEMGAGDVHIGPSDHVGWLDDRKWAYVRLEGRAFGDVPLNLEYKLEVWDSPNSAGIIIDAVRAAKIAKDRGIGGPVIPASAYLMKSPPQQLPDDIARTQLEAFIIDA from the coding sequence ATGAGTAGTGGAGACACCAACAAGTCCAGTGTTCGCGTCGCCATCGTGGGTGTGGGCAACTGCGCCTCTTCGCTCGTCCAGGGCGTCCAGTACTACCGGGATGCCGACGATTCCACGACGGTGCCCGGACTGATGCATGTGCGGTTCGGCGAATACCACGTTCGTGACGTGCAGTTCGTGGCCGCCTTCGACGTGGACGCCAAGAAGGTCGGCTTCGACCTGTCCGAGGCGATCTTCGCCAGCGAGAACAACACCATCAAGATCTCCGACGTAGCGCCGCTCGGCGTGACCGTCCAGCGCGGCCCCACCCTCGACGGCATCGGCAAGTACTACGCCGAAACCATCGAACTCGCCGAATCCGACCCGGTCGACGTCGTCAAGGCGCTGAAGGACTCCGAGGCCGACGTCCTCGTGTCCTACCTGCCGGTAGGCTCCGAAGAAGCCGACAAGTTCTACGCCCAGTGCGCGATCGACGCCGATGTGGCGTTCGTCAACGCGCTGCCGGTGTTCATCGCCTCGGATCCGGAATGGGCCGAGAAGTTCCGCGCCGCGGGGGTCCCGATCGTCGGCGACGACATCAAGAGCCAGGTCGGCGCCACCATCACCCACCGGGTGATGGCGAAACTGTTCGAGGACCGCGGTGTCCAGCTCGACCGCACCATGCAGCTGAACGTCGGCGGCAACATGGACTTCAAGAACATGCTGGAGCGTGAGCGACTGGAATCGAAGAAGATCTCCAAGACCCAGGCGGTCACCAGCAACCTGAAGAAGGAAATGGGCGCCGGCGATGTGCATATCGGCCCCTCCGACCACGTGGGCTGGCTCGACGACCGCAAATGGGCCTACGTCCGCCTCGAAGGCCGTGCCTTCGGTGATGTACCGCTGAACCTGGAGTACAAGCTCGAGGTGTGGGACTCACCGAACTCGGCCGGCATCATCATCGACGCGGTTCGCGCCGCGAAGATCGCCAAGGACCGCGGCATCGGCGGACCGGTCATCCCGGCGTCGGCATACCTGATGAAGTCCCCGCCGCAGCAGCTGCCCGACGATATCGCCCGCACACAGCTGGAAGCTTTCATCATCGACGCGTAA
- a CDS encoding carbohydrate ABC transporter permease: MSDPSGTDAQASVRTEKPANARADRGTAGRLRDEARLSGRAWLFVAPVLIALTVVIGYPVLRALWMSFTYDDQLDPATGRFVDSGEGTFYNYLHWLVGQCQVITGGVTECPTGNLGSEFWGAVGVTLFFAVVTVTLEVAIGLGMAIVMGKTFKGRALLRAAVLIPWAIPTAVTARLWEFMFQYDGVVNTVFGTEILWTSDAWPARFAVIAADVWKTAPFVALLLLAGLQIIPEDVYEAARVDGASAWQRFTQITMPLLKPALLVAVLFRTMDALRMYDLPAIMTNDLPATRTLSVLVVEQTRQGPNSAAALSTITFLLIFAAAFLLVKVLGANAVRTQEEQRKA; encoded by the coding sequence GTGTCGGATCCTTCCGGAACGGACGCGCAGGCGTCGGTCCGTACAGAAAAGCCCGCGAACGCACGCGCGGATCGTGGGACGGCCGGCAGGCTTCGTGATGAAGCCCGCCTGTCGGGTCGGGCGTGGCTGTTCGTCGCGCCGGTACTGATAGCGCTCACCGTGGTGATCGGCTATCCGGTGCTGCGGGCGCTGTGGATGTCGTTCACCTACGACGATCAGCTCGATCCGGCGACCGGCCGTTTCGTCGACAGCGGCGAAGGCACCTTCTACAACTACCTGCACTGGCTCGTCGGTCAGTGCCAGGTGATCACCGGGGGCGTCACCGAATGCCCGACCGGCAATCTGGGCTCCGAGTTCTGGGGTGCCGTCGGCGTCACGCTGTTCTTCGCGGTCGTCACGGTGACGCTGGAGGTGGCGATCGGGCTGGGCATGGCGATCGTCATGGGCAAAACCTTCAAGGGCCGGGCGCTGCTGCGTGCGGCGGTACTGATCCCGTGGGCGATCCCGACGGCGGTGACGGCCCGGCTCTGGGAATTCATGTTCCAGTACGACGGTGTGGTCAACACCGTGTTCGGCACCGAGATCCTGTGGACCTCCGACGCCTGGCCGGCCCGTTTCGCGGTGATCGCCGCCGATGTGTGGAAAACCGCGCCGTTCGTGGCGCTGCTGCTGCTGGCCGGACTGCAGATCATCCCCGAGGACGTCTACGAGGCGGCGCGGGTGGACGGCGCCTCGGCCTGGCAGCGGTTCACCCAGATCACCATGCCGCTGCTCAAGCCGGCGTTGCTGGTCGCGGTGCTGTTCCGCACCATGGACGCGCTGCGCATGTACGACCTGCCCGCCATCATGACAAATGATCTGCCGGCCACCCGGACCTTGTCGGTGCTGGTGGTGGAGCAGACGCGGCAGGGTCCCAACAGTGCGGCGGCGCTGTCGACGATCACCTTCCTGTTGATCTTCGCGGCGGCCTTCCTGCTGGTGAAGGTATTGGGTGCGAACGCGGTGCGGACGCAGGAAGAACAGCGGAAGGCGTGA
- a CDS encoding transglycosylase domain-containing protein — translation MIVSSFRSRRGRNTPQPPRYPSIAGWNQLDDSGPNPHPPRPPAYIRPHRTRGRRIRHLLLWLFTILVAVPALLVALVYWSAEIPAAGTVPINQTATITAADGTTVLAKVVPPEGNRTPVPLSDVPEHVREAVLSAEDRNFYSNPGFSTSGLLRAVRDNVLGRANAGGGSTITQQYVKNAFLDSERTVSRKAHELIISSKMSKEWSKDEILGAYLNTIYFGRGAYGVAAAAEAYFGKPVLELTTAEGAVLAALIRSPSALDPQARLPQLLQRWNYVLNGMVEMKALAPGERDAIVFPPTVPPPAPEDANSTRGPEGHIKAQVLRELSDAGISDQELNTGALQITTTIDAKAQQAATAAVTGALDGQPPELRTAVTSIDPRSGAVRAYYGGADGIGFDFAQAPVQTGSAFKTFAVLAALQQGIPLSRAFDSAPVDVNGVLVRNVENESCGTCSVSEAYKRSLNTSFYRLTLAMNNGPQAIADAAHQAGIPQDIPGVPGQSLTEMGSAPMPSIVLGTYLVRPIDMASAYATVAGDGRYHQPYFVQRVVRGDGRVLLDRGGEPKQRTGAQPPPAEQRIPQTIAAQTAAAMLPIASYSNGHGLSGRPSSAKTGTTQLGDTGQNKDAWMVGFTPSLSTAVWVGTESNLPIVTAGGGPIYGSGLPSDIWKQTMDGALVDTPVEQIGAPPSNPAPVVPAAPQQPSGNPYDILNPQPPRQPEPQQQQPSPQQPFIVIPPASEPYVPEPEYQPEPQAPAPPPVEGPAPAPAPPAPPPPPAPRVVEILPGVTIPVP, via the coding sequence ATGATCGTGAGCTCGTTCCGTTCCAGACGTGGTCGCAACACACCCCAGCCACCCCGGTATCCGTCCATAGCCGGTTGGAACCAGCTCGACGATTCCGGGCCGAATCCCCACCCACCCCGGCCGCCCGCATATATCCGTCCGCACCGGACACGCGGCCGGCGCATCCGCCATCTGCTGCTCTGGCTGTTCACCATTCTGGTCGCGGTCCCCGCGCTGTTGGTCGCGCTGGTCTACTGGAGTGCCGAGATCCCGGCCGCCGGGACGGTGCCCATCAACCAGACCGCCACCATCACGGCCGCCGACGGCACGACCGTGCTGGCGAAGGTCGTGCCACCGGAGGGCAACCGCACCCCGGTGCCGCTGTCGGATGTACCCGAACACGTCCGTGAGGCGGTGCTGTCCGCGGAGGACCGCAACTTCTACAGCAACCCCGGTTTCTCCACGTCGGGTCTGCTGCGCGCGGTTCGCGACAACGTACTGGGCCGGGCCAACGCCGGGGGCGGTTCCACGATCACCCAGCAGTATGTGAAGAACGCTTTCCTCGACTCCGAGCGCACCGTCAGCCGCAAAGCCCACGAGCTGATCATCTCGTCGAAGATGTCGAAGGAATGGAGCAAGGACGAGATCCTCGGCGCCTATCTGAACACCATCTACTTCGGTCGTGGCGCCTACGGTGTCGCTGCCGCCGCCGAGGCCTATTTCGGGAAACCGGTGCTCGAACTGACCACCGCCGAGGGCGCCGTCCTCGCCGCCCTCATCCGCTCCCCGTCCGCGCTGGATCCGCAGGCGCGGCTCCCCCAGCTGCTGCAACGCTGGAACTACGTGCTCAACGGAATGGTCGAGATGAAGGCACTGGCCCCGGGTGAGCGCGACGCGATCGTCTTCCCACCGACGGTCCCGCCGCCCGCTCCCGAGGACGCGAACAGCACGCGTGGCCCCGAGGGCCATATCAAAGCCCAGGTGTTGCGCGAACTGTCCGACGCCGGGATCTCCGATCAAGAGCTGAACACCGGCGCACTGCAGATCACCACCACTATCGACGCGAAAGCCCAGCAGGCGGCCACCGCCGCCGTGACCGGCGCCCTCGACGGACAGCCGCCGGAACTGCGAACCGCGGTGACTTCCATCGACCCGCGTTCCGGAGCGGTACGCGCCTATTACGGTGGCGCCGACGGTATCGGTTTCGACTTCGCCCAGGCCCCGGTCCAGACGGGATCGGCGTTCAAGACCTTCGCGGTCCTCGCAGCATTGCAGCAGGGCATCCCGCTCTCCCGGGCCTTCGACAGTGCGCCCGTGGATGTCAACGGTGTGCTGGTACGCAATGTCGAGAACGAATCCTGCGGTACCTGCAGTGTGAGCGAGGCCTACAAACGCTCCCTCAACACCAGCTTCTACCGGCTCACCCTCGCCATGAACAACGGCCCCCAGGCGATCGCCGACGCCGCCCATCAGGCCGGTATCCCCCAGGATATTCCCGGAGTCCCGGGCCAGTCGCTCACCGAGATGGGTTCGGCACCCATGCCCTCCATCGTGCTCGGGACCTATCTGGTGCGGCCGATCGACATGGCGTCGGCATATGCCACCGTCGCCGGCGATGGCCGCTACCACCAGCCGTACTTCGTACAGCGCGTGGTCCGCGGCGACGGCCGCGTCCTGCTGGATCGCGGCGGTGAACCGAAGCAGCGGACCGGCGCGCAACCGCCACCCGCCGAACAGCGGATTCCGCAGACCATCGCGGCCCAGACCGCAGCGGCCATGCTTCCCATCGCGTCGTATTCCAATGGTCACGGGCTCAGCGGGCGACCCTCCTCGGCCAAGACGGGCACCACCCAGTTGGGTGATACCGGCCAGAACAAGGATGCCTGGATGGTGGGCTTCACCCCGTCGCTGTCCACCGCGGTCTGGGTCGGTACCGAATCGAATCTCCCGATCGTGACCGCGGGCGGCGGCCCGATCTACGGGTCCGGTCTCCCCTCCGATATCTGGAAACAGACCATGGACGGCGCTTTGGTCGATACCCCTGTCGAGCAGATCGGCGCACCGCCGTCGAACCCCGCCCCGGTCGTCCCCGCCGCACCCCAGCAGCCTTCGGGCAACCCTTACGACATCCTCAACCCGCAGCCTCCCCGGCAACCGGAGCCGCAGCAGCAACAGCCGTCCCCCCAGCAACCGTTCATCGTGATCCCGCCCGCCTCCGAACCGTATGTGCCCGAACCCGAATACCAGCCGGAACCGCAGGCACCGGCCCCTCCCCCGGTGGAGGGGCCCGCGCCCGCACCGGCACCACCGGCACCGCCCCCGCCGCCGGCCCCACGAGTCGTCGAAATCCTGCCCGGCGTCACGATACCCGTACCGTGA
- a CDS encoding class I SAM-dependent DNA methyltransferase has protein sequence MTEASALPDTGSAYDAVASLYAELFSDMLDALPLERALLAAFAELVQAHGGGPVADIGCGPGQVTAHLRALGSNTFGVDLSPAMIALARQAYPELRFEEGSMTALDLPDEVLGGILAFYSIIHLPPEQLPVVFTEFQRVLAPGGYLLLGFFAGPDAQPREFDHKVALAYRWSPDSLAELLAAAGFVEVGRLLREPHEGERGRQAQLLVRKPPRS, from the coding sequence GTGACCGAAGCCTCCGCCTTGCCCGACACCGGGTCGGCCTATGACGCCGTCGCCTCTCTCTACGCCGAGCTCTTCAGTGACATGCTCGATGCCTTACCGCTGGAACGTGCACTGCTTGCCGCGTTCGCCGAACTCGTACAAGCTCACGGCGGCGGACCGGTCGCCGATATCGGATGTGGCCCCGGTCAGGTCACCGCTCACCTACGGGCGCTCGGATCGAATACGTTCGGCGTCGACCTTTCGCCCGCAATGATCGCCTTGGCCCGGCAGGCGTATCCGGAGCTGCGGTTCGAGGAGGGATCGATGACCGCTCTGGACCTCCCCGACGAAGTGCTCGGCGGCATTCTCGCTTTCTACTCGATCATCCACCTACCACCTGAGCAACTGCCGGTCGTGTTCACCGAATTCCAGAGAGTGCTGGCGCCGGGCGGCTACCTGCTACTCGGATTTTTCGCCGGCCCCGATGCGCAACCGCGAGAGTTCGACCACAAGGTGGCGCTTGCCTACCGATGGTCGCCCGACAGTCTCGCGGAACTGTTGGCCGCGGCCGGGTTCGTCGAGGTCGGCCGTCTGCTGCGGGAGCCGCACGAGGGCGAACGGGGCCGACAGGCCCAGCTGCTGGTTCGCAAGCCGCCGAGGTCCTGA
- a CDS encoding DUF1707 SHOCT-like domain-containing protein, with protein sequence MATNQLRARDRDRADICGLLDTALAEGQLTAGEHEQRTAAAMRAKSFGELDALIDDLQIPGDLVNVPVLRGRRRSRPWWIPVGVVAAALAFGALGGLSAGGEDQPAARAVLPDTTTAAGIADFVEVYRAEFGDTVADEASFYPDHVSVDRYDPVTRVQTSYTYRDGEFDDWTTSTSRAAEEPTLDLGEIDLTALAGLLAGAPQTAKAPGGTIDYISVTYESSRHGAAEPMVEIFVENEAKSDRGWFQVAFDGEPLAVHPID encoded by the coding sequence GTGGCGACGAACCAACTCCGGGCGCGCGACCGCGACCGCGCCGATATCTGCGGACTGCTCGATACCGCGCTGGCCGAGGGCCAGCTCACCGCCGGTGAACACGAGCAGCGCACCGCGGCCGCGATGCGGGCGAAATCGTTCGGCGAACTCGATGCGCTGATCGACGATCTGCAGATACCCGGCGACCTCGTGAATGTGCCGGTCCTGCGTGGCCGGCGGCGCTCACGGCCGTGGTGGATACCGGTCGGCGTGGTCGCCGCCGCGCTGGCCTTCGGTGCGCTGGGCGGTCTCTCGGCGGGTGGTGAGGATCAGCCCGCCGCGCGCGCCGTGCTGCCGGATACGACGACGGCGGCCGGGATCGCCGATTTCGTGGAGGTCTATCGTGCCGAGTTCGGCGATACGGTCGCCGACGAGGCCTCTTTCTACCCCGATCATGTGTCCGTCGATCGGTACGACCCCGTCACCCGGGTGCAGACCTCCTACACCTATCGCGACGGTGAGTTCGACGACTGGACCACCAGCACCTCGCGGGCTGCCGAGGAACCCACCCTGGACCTGGGAGAGATCGATCTGACCGCGCTGGCGGGGCTGCTTGCCGGGGCACCGCAGACCGCGAAGGCGCCGGGCGGGACGATCGACTATATCTCGGTGACCTACGAATCCTCTCGGCACGGCGCCGCCGAGCCGATGGTGGAGATCTTCGTGGAAAACGAAGCGAAATCGGACAGGGGCTGGTTCCAGGTCGCTTTCGACGGGGAGCCGCTGGCCGTCCACCCGATAGATTGA
- a CDS encoding DUF1707 SHOCT-like domain-containing protein, with amino-acid sequence MSTAVPADSIRARDIDRAETSTLLDAAYAEGQLEAGEYHDRVAQARSAKTLGELRRLVADLQTPAATGRLSPGAAHESRSAASRAGTKAGYPPRTRARDADRANAGALIDAGRQDGQLTEEEHRVLTELLGSARTLGELADLVADLQGSRRVPTRPVPAVPPVSGRNPALLLAAGLVAAFVGFAVTSPDSGSPVPEAAPGSAAAPGRDDIAAVVIETPDLLTSAGLAHFLAEYREKFGDMAADSVYLYPEFATIDRAVPGATNREVGYDYRGGFTQSDDITTRRTDTQAMDLGLLDPAAIGTAAANAVEATRVPGGAVSMMIVAIESSGDLAGRPVVRIYVQNEFDESGTVYVDPVGAILDISIFEG; translated from the coding sequence GTGTCCACCGCAGTTCCCGCTGATTCCATCCGCGCCCGGGATATCGATCGCGCCGAAACGTCCACCCTGCTGGACGCCGCATACGCGGAAGGGCAACTCGAGGCCGGCGAATACCACGACCGGGTTGCCCAGGCTCGCAGCGCGAAAACCCTCGGTGAACTGCGACGACTGGTCGCCGATCTGCAGACCCCGGCCGCTACGGGCCGCCTGTCGCCGGGGGCGGCACACGAATCCCGGTCCGCAGCGAGCCGGGCCGGAACGAAGGCGGGCTATCCGCCGCGGACGCGGGCGCGCGACGCCGACCGGGCGAACGCGGGTGCGCTCATCGACGCCGGGCGGCAGGACGGCCAGCTGACCGAGGAAGAGCACCGGGTCCTGACAGAACTGCTCGGTTCGGCCCGCACACTCGGCGAATTGGCAGATCTGGTGGCCGACCTACAGGGCAGTCGCCGGGTACCGACTCGCCCGGTGCCCGCCGTACCCCCCGTTTCCGGCCGGAATCCGGCGCTGCTGCTCGCGGCGGGGTTGGTGGCCGCCTTCGTGGGTTTCGCGGTGACAAGCCCCGATTCCGGCTCACCGGTCCCGGAGGCCGCCCCAGGGTCGGCCGCGGCTCCGGGCCGGGACGACATCGCTGCGGTGGTGATCGAGACGCCCGATCTACTGACCAGCGCGGGTCTGGCGCACTTCCTCGCGGAATACCGCGAGAAATTCGGAGATATGGCGGCGGACAGCGTCTACCTCTACCCCGAATTCGCGACCATCGATCGGGCCGTACCGGGCGCGACGAACCGAGAGGTCGGCTACGACTATCGGGGTGGATTCACGCAGTCCGATGACATCACCACTCGACGAACCGATACACAAGCGATGGATCTGGGGCTCCTGGACCCCGCTGCCATCGGGACGGCGGCCGCGAACGCGGTCGAGGCCACCCGAGTGCCCGGCGGTGCCGTCTCGATGATGATCGTCGCTATCGAGTCCTCCGGCGATCTCGCCGGTCGTCCGGTTGTCCGGATCTACGTGCAGAACGAATTCGACGAATCGGGGACTGTATACGTCGACCCCGTGGGCGCGATTCTCGATATCTCGATCTTCGAAGGGTAG
- a CDS encoding PadR family transcriptional regulator encodes MLELAILGLLLESPMHGYELKKRLTGLLGAFRAFSYGSLYPTLKRMRTDGLIAEEVPEGLSTTRRARRVYQLTPTGRERFNDLLADTGPQNYTDDGFGVHLAFFSRTPAEARVRILEGRRRQVEERREGLREAVKKASGSLDRYTRQLHQLGLESSEREVRWLNELIAAEQSTKAAPQKEGNTGHE; translated from the coding sequence TTGCTCGAACTGGCAATCCTCGGGCTGCTCCTGGAATCGCCCATGCACGGCTACGAGCTGAAGAAGCGGCTCACCGGTCTACTCGGGGCGTTTCGGGCTTTTTCCTACGGATCGCTGTATCCGACCCTGAAACGAATGAGGACGGACGGGCTGATCGCGGAGGAAGTACCCGAGGGACTGTCGACGACCCGCCGGGCCCGGCGGGTCTACCAGCTGACCCCTACCGGTCGGGAGCGTTTCAACGACCTCCTGGCCGATACCGGTCCGCAGAACTACACCGATGACGGCTTCGGCGTCCACCTCGCCTTCTTCAGCCGTACCCCCGCGGAAGCACGGGTACGGATCCTGGAGGGCAGGCGGCGTCAGGTCGAGGAGCGCCGAGAGGGGTTGCGGGAAGCGGTCAAGAAGGCGAGTGGATCGCTGGATCGCTACACCCGTCAACTCCATCAACTCGGACTCGAATCAAGCGAGCGCGAAGTGCGCTGGCTCAACGAGTTGATTGCGGCGGAGCAATCGACGAAGGCGGCACCACAGAAAGAGGGAAATACCGGCCATGAGTAG